From Streptomyces sp. TLI_105, the proteins below share one genomic window:
- a CDS encoding NUDIX domain-containing protein, with protein sequence MRTVYQFRQRRERAIAYGRAVKDTHCSACGAAHLPDAGWPRACPVCGHTAYRNPLPVAVALLPVTDAKGTGLVVVTRTIEPARGGVALPGGFIDHGEDWRAAVARELREETGIPASAEEVRLADALSSPAGHLLLFGLLPPRPAAQLPPSAPTDETSGHHVLTAPEELAFPLHTEAVRKWFGGAYG encoded by the coding sequence ATGCGCACCGTCTATCAGTTCCGGCAGCGCCGGGAAAGGGCGATCGCGTACGGTCGGGCCGTGAAGGACACCCACTGCTCCGCCTGCGGCGCCGCCCACCTCCCCGACGCCGGCTGGCCCCGCGCCTGCCCGGTCTGTGGCCACACCGCCTACCGCAACCCGCTGCCCGTCGCCGTCGCCCTCCTCCCCGTCACCGACGCGAAGGGAACGGGCCTCGTCGTCGTCACCCGCACCATCGAACCCGCGCGGGGCGGGGTCGCGCTGCCCGGCGGCTTCATCGACCACGGCGAGGACTGGCGCGCCGCCGTCGCCCGCGAACTGCGCGAGGAGACCGGCATCCCCGCCTCGGCCGAGGAGGTCCGCCTCGCCGACGCCCTGAGCTCCCCGGCCGGCCACCTCCTCCTCTTCGGCCTCCTTCCGCCCCGCCCGGCCGCCCAGCTCCCGCCGTCGGCCCCGACGGACGAGACGAGCGGCCACCACGTGCTCACGGCACCCGAGGAGTTGGCCTTTCCGCTCCACACGGAGGCGGTACGGAAGTGGTTCGGTGGCGCTTACGGGTGA
- a CDS encoding M15 family metallopeptidase: MTGLATALRTLAVTAAAGLLAVTGAVAAPAPPASAAPEPKAPREFVALSSVDRTILQEMRYTTEHNFVGEPVDGYRQPLCILTRPAAEALHRAQLRLLARGYTLKVYDCYRPQRAVDHFVRWAKDLEDERMKKEFYPLVDKSRLFADGYIAEKSGHSRGSTVDLTIVRLPAAPTRAYVPGEELVECWAPQAERFPDNSVDMGTGYDCFDTRSHTDDPRIQGAQRANRQLLGGALAEQGFVNLPEEWWHFTFKPEPFPSTFFDFPVARRSVAGH, from the coding sequence ATGACAGGACTCGCAACCGCCCTTCGTACCCTCGCCGTCACGGCCGCGGCCGGGCTGCTCGCCGTCACCGGAGCCGTCGCCGCGCCCGCTCCCCCGGCCTCGGCCGCGCCGGAGCCCAAGGCGCCACGGGAGTTCGTGGCCCTGAGCTCCGTGGACCGGACGATCCTCCAGGAGATGCGCTACACGACCGAGCACAACTTCGTCGGGGAGCCGGTGGACGGCTACCGGCAGCCGCTGTGCATCCTGACCCGTCCGGCGGCCGAGGCGCTGCACCGCGCGCAGCTCCGGCTGCTCGCCCGGGGCTACACGCTGAAGGTGTACGACTGCTACCGGCCGCAGCGGGCCGTGGACCACTTCGTGCGCTGGGCGAAGGACCTGGAGGACGAGCGGATGAAGAAGGAGTTCTATCCGCTCGTCGACAAGTCGAGGCTGTTCGCGGACGGTTACATCGCGGAGAAGTCCGGTCACAGCCGAGGGTCGACGGTGGACCTCACGATCGTGCGGCTGCCGGCGGCGCCCACGCGCGCGTACGTGCCGGGTGAGGAGCTGGTGGAGTGCTGGGCTCCGCAGGCGGAGCGGTTCCCGGACAACTCGGTGGACATGGGGACCGGGTACGACTGCTTCGACACTCGCTCGCACACCGACGACCCGCGGATCCAGGGCGCACAGCGGGCCAACCGGCAGCTGCTGGGGGGCGCGCTCGCCGAGCAGGGGTTCGTGAACCTGCCCGAGGAGTGGTGGCACTTCACCTTCAAGCCGGAGCCGTTCCCGAGCACGTTCTTCGACTTCCCCGTGGCGCGGAGGTCGGTGGCCGGGCATTGA
- a CDS encoding Zn-ribbon domain-containing OB-fold protein — MARTRRPVVAGWFTDDTVPEAEFRLLGTRCTACASVFFPREDDWCRNPGCPGGGELAEVPLSPRGRVWSYTDGRYRPPAPYVSDPDAPWEPYTLVAVELAAEAMVVLGQAAPGVTTADLAVGTEVEVVPGVLNEDERHTWTTWNWRPVAGERREERS, encoded by the coding sequence ATGGCACGGACGCGCAGACCGGTGGTGGCCGGGTGGTTCACCGACGACACCGTGCCGGAGGCGGAGTTCCGGCTGCTCGGCACCCGCTGCACGGCCTGCGCGTCGGTCTTCTTCCCGCGGGAGGACGACTGGTGCCGCAACCCCGGCTGTCCGGGCGGCGGCGAGCTGGCCGAGGTCCCGCTCTCGCCGCGCGGCCGGGTCTGGTCGTACACCGACGGCCGGTACCGTCCGCCCGCCCCGTACGTCTCCGACCCGGACGCGCCCTGGGAGCCGTACACCCTCGTCGCCGTCGAGCTCGCGGCCGAGGCGATGGTGGTCCTCGGGCAGGCGGCGCCGGGCGTGACGACGGCCGACCTCGCCGTCGGGACCGAGGTCGAGGTGGTGCCGGGCGTCCTGAACGAGGACGAGCGGCACACCTGGACCACCTGGAACTGGCGGCCGGTCGCCGGGGAGCGGCGGGAGGAGCGGTCGTGA
- a CDS encoding lipid-transfer protein: protein MHPWGKWGRSFVSYGTAAARAALADAGLEWSDIGSVVGADTMRCGYPGYVAGATFAQALGWQGARVTSVYAACASGAQAIGAARAQILAGLADVVLVVGADSTPKGFLAPAGGERPGDPDWLRFRVLGATNPAYFALYARRRMALYGDTAEDFARVKVKNAAAGALNPLARYRKRVTAEEVAASAVVADPLRLLDICATSDGGAALVLSGMEFARRHGHPDPVRIRAVSTVSPTYPKAVLDLPDIATDSAAAVSPAPHAFRASIARAAYEEAGIGPEDLSLAEVYDLSTALELEWYEDIGLCAPGEGAKLLREGATALGGRLPVNTSGGLGSFGEAVPAQAIAQVCELTWQLRGTAGDRQVPGARAGITANQGLFGHGSAVVAVR, encoded by the coding sequence ATGCACCCCTGGGGCAAATGGGGCCGGAGCTTCGTCTCGTACGGAACGGCCGCCGCCCGCGCCGCGCTCGCCGACGCCGGTCTGGAGTGGTCCGACATCGGCTCGGTCGTCGGCGCCGACACCATGCGGTGCGGATACCCGGGGTACGTGGCGGGGGCGACCTTCGCCCAGGCCCTCGGCTGGCAGGGGGCGCGGGTCACCAGCGTGTACGCCGCCTGCGCCTCGGGCGCCCAGGCCATCGGCGCCGCCCGGGCCCAGATCCTGGCGGGACTCGCGGACGTGGTCCTGGTCGTCGGGGCGGACTCGACGCCGAAGGGGTTCCTCGCCCCGGCCGGCGGCGAGCGGCCCGGCGACCCGGACTGGCTGCGGTTCCGGGTGCTCGGGGCGACCAACCCGGCGTACTTCGCCCTCTACGCGCGCCGCAGGATGGCGCTGTACGGCGACACGGCCGAGGACTTCGCCCGGGTGAAGGTGAAGAACGCGGCGGCCGGCGCGCTCAATCCGCTGGCCCGCTACCGCAAGCGGGTGACCGCCGAGGAGGTCGCGGCCTCCGCCGTCGTCGCCGATCCGCTGCGGCTCCTCGACATCTGCGCCACCTCGGACGGCGGCGCCGCGCTCGTCCTGTCCGGCATGGAGTTCGCACGCCGGCACGGGCACCCCGACCCGGTCCGGATCCGGGCGGTGTCCACCGTCTCCCCCACGTACCCCAAGGCGGTGCTGGACCTCCCCGACATCGCGACCGACTCGGCGGCGGCCGTCTCCCCCGCCCCGCACGCCTTCCGCGCCTCGATCGCCCGCGCCGCCTACGAGGAGGCGGGGATCGGGCCCGAGGACCTGTCCCTGGCGGAGGTGTACGACCTGTCCACGGCCCTGGAACTGGAGTGGTACGAGGACATCGGGCTCTGTGCGCCGGGTGAGGGCGCCAAGCTGCTGCGGGAGGGCGCCACGGCCCTCGGCGGGCGCCTTCCGGTCAACACCAGCGGCGGCCTCGGCTCCTTCGGGGAGGCGGTGCCCGCCCAGGCGATCGCGCAGGTCTGCGAGCTGACCTGGCAGCTGCGCGGCACGGCGGGCGACCGGCAGGTGCCGGGGGCGAGGGCCGGGATCACCGCGAACCAGGGCCTGTTCGGCCACGGTTCGGCGGTGGTGGCGGTGCGCTGA
- a CDS encoding ATP/GTP-binding protein, with the protein MAFGRSSRKKPFVEPVTLKILVAGGFGVGKTTLVGAVSEIRPLRTEEILSEVGRPVDDLHGVETKTTTTVAMDFGRITLREDLVLYLFGTPGQDRFWFLWDELAQGALGAVVLADTRRLEDSFAAIDYFERRGIPFTVAVNCFEGAQRFPAETVRGALDLDPEVELLMCDARDRESVKNVLVAVVQHALVLADRSPAAVTT; encoded by the coding sequence ATGGCCTTCGGGCGCTCTAGCCGCAAGAAGCCCTTCGTCGAGCCGGTGACCCTGAAGATCCTCGTCGCAGGCGGGTTCGGGGTCGGCAAGACGACGCTGGTGGGCGCGGTCAGCGAGATCAGACCCCTGCGGACCGAGGAGATCCTCAGCGAGGTGGGGCGGCCCGTCGACGACCTGCACGGCGTCGAGACCAAGACGACCACCACGGTCGCCATGGACTTCGGCCGGATCACCCTCCGCGAGGACCTCGTCCTCTACCTCTTCGGCACCCCGGGGCAGGACCGCTTCTGGTTCCTGTGGGACGAGCTGGCCCAGGGAGCCCTGGGGGCGGTCGTGCTCGCGGACACCCGCCGCCTGGAGGACAGCTTCGCCGCCATCGACTACTTCGAGCGGCGCGGCATCCCGTTCACGGTGGCCGTCAACTGCTTCGAGGGCGCCCAGCGGTTCCCGGCGGAGACCGTGCGCGGCGCGCTCGACCTGGACCCCGAGGTGGAGCTGCTGATGTGCGACGCCCGGGACCGCGAGTCCGTGAAGAACGTCCTCGTGGCGGTCGTCCAGCACGCCCTGGTCCTCGCGGACCGCAGCCCCGCCGCCGTCACGACCTGA